Proteins co-encoded in one Azospirillum humicireducens genomic window:
- the guaD gene encoding guanine deaminase gives MPDQSIVPPVSAAIRGRLLSFHRAPAGPGDLDAVRHHEDGLLLVGADGRILELGDWTALRSRVPEGVTVDDHSGKLVLPGFIDTHIHFPQTQVIASYGAQLLDWLETYTFIEEQRFADPAHAAANAAFFMDELLRNGTTTAVVYGSVHPQSVDALFAEAESRGAGLIAGKVMMDRHAPPALTDTAESSYRDSKDLIGRWHGRGRQRYAVTPRFAITSTEAQLEAAGALLREHPGVHMQTHLSENTDEIAEVRRLFPGARDYTDVYDRFGLLGPTSLFGHCIHLSEAEMGRLSDSRSVAVFCPTSNLFIGSGLFDLDALSKPQRPVRTAIATDVGGGTSYSMLRTAAEAYKVLQLRRRNLPALAALHWMTRGNAEALGMADEIGSLEPGRWADLVVLDPAATPAMRHRMNAVDGDLEEELFIQVTLGDDRSVAATYLRGRNSHLRQSGA, from the coding sequence ATGCCCGACCAGTCCATCGTCCCCCCGGTGTCCGCCGCCATCCGCGGACGCCTGCTCAGCTTCCACCGCGCCCCGGCCGGGCCGGGCGACCTCGATGCCGTGCGCCATCACGAGGACGGGTTGCTGCTGGTCGGGGCCGACGGGCGGATCCTGGAGCTCGGGGATTGGACCGCTCTGCGCAGCCGGGTTCCGGAGGGGGTGACGGTCGACGACCACAGCGGCAAGCTGGTGCTGCCGGGCTTCATCGACACCCACATCCATTTCCCGCAGACCCAGGTCATCGCCTCCTATGGCGCCCAGCTGCTCGACTGGCTGGAGACATACACCTTCATCGAGGAGCAGCGCTTCGCCGATCCGGCCCACGCCGCCGCCAACGCCGCCTTCTTCATGGACGAGCTTCTGCGCAACGGCACGACCACGGCGGTGGTCTACGGCTCGGTCCACCCGCAGTCGGTCGACGCCCTGTTCGCCGAGGCGGAATCGCGCGGCGCCGGGCTGATCGCCGGCAAGGTGATGATGGACCGCCATGCCCCGCCCGCCCTGACCGACACGGCGGAGAGCAGTTACCGCGACAGCAAGGATCTGATCGGCCGCTGGCACGGTCGCGGGCGGCAGCGCTATGCCGTCACCCCGCGCTTCGCCATCACCTCGACCGAGGCGCAGCTTGAGGCGGCGGGCGCGCTGCTGCGCGAGCATCCCGGCGTCCACATGCAGACCCACCTGTCCGAGAATACCGACGAGATCGCCGAGGTGCGCCGCCTGTTCCCCGGCGCCCGCGACTACACCGATGTCTACGACCGATTCGGTCTGCTGGGGCCGACCTCGCTGTTCGGCCACTGCATCCATCTTTCGGAGGCGGAGATGGGCCGGCTGTCGGACAGCAGGTCGGTCGCCGTCTTCTGCCCGACCAGCAACCTGTTCATCGGCAGCGGCCTGTTCGACCTCGACGCCTTGTCGAAGCCGCAGCGGCCGGTGCGCACCGCCATCGCCACCGATGTCGGCGGCGGCACCAGCTATTCGATGCTGCGCACCGCGGCGGAAGCCTACAAGGTCTTGCAGCTGCGGCGCCGGAACCTGCCGGCGCTCGCTGCCTTGCACTGGATGACCCGCGGCAATGCCGAGGCGCTGGGCATGGCCGACGAGATCGGCAGCTTGGAGCCCGGCCGCTGGGCCGACCTCGTCGTGCTCGACCCCGCCGCCACGCCGGCTATGCGACATCGCATGAACGCGGTCGACGGCGACCTGGAGGAGGAGCTGTTCATCCAGGTGACGCTGGGCGACGACCGGTCGGTGGCCGCAACCTATCTGCGCGGCCGCAATTCGCATCTGCGGCAATCGGGCGCTTGA
- a CDS encoding manganese efflux pump MntP family protein, whose protein sequence is MIATSLALAFSLSMDSFAAALGRGACSRRAGLPEAVRVGAAFGACQFAMPLVGWGVGIAFASLVESVDHWIAFGLLLAVGGAMLRNAIMGGEDEGAEDCGPVRSGRSEWLALLTTAVATSIDAAAVGAGLALVDVDMVTTSALIGAVTFAVAFGGVLIGRAAGAHLGRWAEMAGGVVLIGLGAKILLEHTLG, encoded by the coding sequence ATGATCGCCACGTCCCTCGCGCTCGCCTTCAGCCTGTCCATGGATTCCTTCGCCGCGGCGCTTGGCCGCGGTGCCTGCTCGCGCCGTGCCGGCCTGCCCGAGGCGGTGCGCGTGGGTGCGGCGTTCGGCGCCTGCCAGTTCGCGATGCCGCTGGTCGGCTGGGGCGTCGGCATCGCCTTCGCCAGCCTCGTCGAATCGGTCGATCATTGGATCGCCTTCGGTCTGTTGCTTGCGGTCGGCGGCGCGATGCTGCGCAACGCCATCATGGGCGGCGAGGATGAGGGCGCGGAGGATTGCGGCCCGGTGCGCAGCGGGCGGTCCGAATGGCTGGCCCTGCTGACCACCGCCGTCGCCACCAGCATCGACGCCGCCGCCGTGGGGGCGGGTCTGGCGCTGGTCGATGTGGACATGGTGACGACCTCGGCCCTGATCGGTGCCGTGACCTTTGCGGTGGCGTTCGGCGGGGTGCTGATCGGGCGAGCCGCCGGTGCGCATCTGGGGCGTTGGGCGGAGATGGCCGGCGGTGTGGTGCTGATCGGGCTGGGGGCCAAGATCCTGCTGGAGCATACGCTGGGGTGA
- a CDS encoding lipid II:glycine glycyltransferase FemX: MTSPAVTILWNEGTVGEWGRHYAAIPCSTLPQSFGYASAMAKTHGYVPRLGLIHYVGQPIGLVQVLQRRALKLFRQTHIHRGPLWFGDTPSPDVAEAAFRLLRREYPNHLFSRVSFLPELPATPEMAGVLERCGFRRIGPGYQTVWIDLSPNLEAIRARFAGSWRKGLKAAEAAGLVLDVDPAAQNLPWLARQDQKQAQSKGYRSASGPLIVRLRNAMHKAGGVLMITALAGKEPAAAALLFIHGQAATYQIGWSSETGRKSNAMRLVLWRAIAELKTRGVTTLDLGGINPDDAPGVTEFKLGLGGEKVETVGLYR; this comes from the coding sequence ATGACCTCTCCCGCCGTCACCATCCTGTGGAACGAGGGCACCGTCGGCGAATGGGGCCGGCATTACGCCGCGATCCCGTGCTCGACCCTGCCGCAGAGCTTCGGCTATGCGAGCGCGATGGCGAAGACGCATGGCTATGTCCCGCGCCTGGGCCTGATCCACTACGTGGGGCAGCCGATCGGGCTGGTGCAGGTGCTGCAGCGCCGTGCGCTGAAGCTGTTCCGTCAGACCCATATCCACCGCGGGCCCCTGTGGTTCGGCGACACGCCGTCCCCGGATGTCGCCGAGGCCGCGTTCAGGCTGCTGCGGCGCGAATACCCCAACCATCTCTTCAGCCGCGTCAGTTTCCTGCCCGAGCTGCCGGCCACGCCGGAGATGGCGGGGGTGCTGGAGCGTTGCGGCTTCCGCCGCATCGGCCCCGGCTACCAGACGGTCTGGATCGACCTGTCGCCGAATCTGGAGGCGATCCGAGCCCGTTTCGCCGGCTCATGGCGCAAGGGTTTGAAAGCCGCCGAAGCGGCCGGGCTGGTTCTCGACGTCGATCCGGCGGCGCAGAACCTCCCGTGGTTGGCCCGCCAGGACCAGAAGCAGGCGCAGAGCAAGGGATACCGCAGCGCCTCTGGGCCACTGATCGTCCGGCTGCGCAATGCAATGCACAAGGCCGGCGGCGTGCTGATGATCACGGCGCTTGCCGGAAAGGAACCGGCGGCGGCGGCGCTGCTGTTCATCCATGGGCAGGCGGCGACCTATCAGATCGGCTGGTCGAGCGAGACCGGGCGCAAGAGCAACGCCATGCGGCTCGTGCTGTGGCGGGCCATCGCAGAGTTGAAGACTCGTGGCGTCACCACGCTCGATCTCGGCGGCATCAACCCTGACGATGCGCCGGGCGTCACCGAATTCAAGCTCGGCCTGGGCGGGGAAAAGGTGGAGACGGTCGGCCTGTACCGCTGA
- the tenA gene encoding thiaminase II yields the protein MTAPASRPDLFDRLVAESRPDWSAYVDHAFVRGMGDGTLPQACFRHYLVQDYLFLIHFARAYALAIYKGRDLREMRASLGGLKAILDMEMDLHVGLCAGWGLSAAELEQAPESKATMAYTRYVLETGLRGDLLDLHVALSPCVIGYAEIGRRLAGLPGALDDANPYRVWIAEYAGEPYQEVARAARENLDRLAADGMTEARFPRLLTVFRQACRLEADFWEMGMTLAG from the coding sequence ATGACCGCCCCCGCTTCCCGCCCCGACCTGTTCGACCGGCTCGTCGCCGAGTCCCGGCCGGACTGGTCGGCCTATGTCGACCACGCCTTCGTGCGCGGGATGGGCGACGGGACGCTGCCGCAGGCCTGTTTCCGCCATTATCTGGTGCAGGATTACCTGTTCCTGATCCATTTCGCCCGCGCCTATGCGCTCGCCATCTACAAGGGCCGTGACCTGCGCGAAATGCGGGCGTCGCTGGGCGGGCTGAAGGCGATCCTGGACATGGAGATGGACCTGCATGTCGGCCTGTGCGCCGGTTGGGGCCTGTCCGCCGCCGAACTGGAGCAGGCGCCGGAGTCCAAGGCGACCATGGCCTACACCCGCTATGTGCTGGAAACCGGACTGCGCGGCGACCTGCTGGATCTGCATGTGGCGCTCAGCCCCTGCGTCATCGGCTATGCCGAGATCGGCCGGCGGCTGGCCGGGTTGCCCGGCGCTCTGGACGATGCCAACCCCTACCGCGTCTGGATCGCGGAATATGCCGGAGAGCCCTATCAGGAGGTGGCGCGGGCGGCACGGGAGAATTTGGACCGGCTGGCGGCCGACGGGATGACGGAGGCGCGCTTCCCGCGGCTGCTGACGGTGTTCCGGCAGGCCTGCCGGCTGGAGGCGGATTTCTGGGAAATGGGAATGACGCTGGCGGGGTGA
- a CDS encoding ABC transporter permease: MPPNDATASPPIPRADFSLRRVGAMVLRYWYLLRGSWPRILELAYWPTMQMILWGYINQFMASSSGGGSGWVAQGAGVLVSAVLLWDVLFRGQLGVSISFLEEMWSRNLGHLFVSPLRPGEWVTALMTMSLLRTLIGVLPAAALAIPFFGYSVFALGLPLAAFFANLIVLGWSLGLLIVALILRYGMGAEGLAWIVVFMLAPVSAVYYPVSVLPAWLQPVALALPSAHVFEGMRALVFEGALRWDHLAWAVGLNALYMAAGIAVFLYAFRQARVRGALLQTGE; the protein is encoded by the coding sequence ATGCCGCCGAATGACGCGACCGCTTCCCCGCCGATCCCGCGGGCCGACTTCTCGCTGCGCCGGGTCGGCGCCATGGTCCTGCGCTACTGGTATCTGCTGCGCGGGTCCTGGCCGCGCATCCTGGAGCTGGCCTATTGGCCGACCATGCAGATGATCCTGTGGGGCTACATCAACCAGTTCATGGCCTCATCCAGCGGCGGCGGCAGCGGCTGGGTGGCGCAGGGGGCCGGCGTGCTGGTCAGCGCCGTGCTGCTGTGGGACGTTCTGTTCCGCGGCCAGCTCGGCGTTTCCATCTCCTTCCTGGAGGAGATGTGGTCGCGCAACCTGGGCCATCTGTTCGTCAGCCCCTTGCGCCCCGGCGAATGGGTGACGGCGCTGATGACCATGAGCCTGCTGCGCACCCTGATCGGCGTGCTGCCGGCGGCGGCGCTGGCGATCCCCTTCTTCGGCTATTCGGTCTTCGCGCTGGGCCTGCCGCTGGCCGCTTTCTTCGCCAACCTGATCGTGCTGGGCTGGTCGCTGGGGCTGCTGATCGTGGCGCTGATCCTGCGCTACGGCATGGGGGCGGAGGGGCTGGCCTGGATCGTCGTCTTCATGCTGGCCCCGGTCAGCGCCGTCTATTACCCGGTCTCGGTGCTGCCGGCCTGGCTGCAACCGGTGGCGCTGGCCCTGCCGTCGGCCCATGTGTTCGAGGGCATGCGGGCGCTGGTGTTCGAGGGTGCCCTGCGCTGGGACCATCTGGCCTGGGCGGTCGGGCTGAACGCGCTCTACATGGCGGCCGGCATTGCGGTGTTCCTCTACGCCTTCCGCCAGGCGCGGGTGCGCGGAGCGTTGCTGCAAACCGGCGAATGA
- a CDS encoding ABC transporter ATP-binding protein, whose translation MTERTIPQHPPAIRVVGLTKRFPTPGGGEVTAVDAIDFTVPRGSVTGLLGGNGAGKTTTISMLLGLLLPTAGTVEILGVDMARHRHAVLPRMNFSSPYVELPHRLTVRENLTVYAHLYGLTCVKKRVRELSEHLDLTRFLDRPSGGLSAGQKTRVALAKALLNDPELLLLDEPTASLDPDTADWIRTYLERYRARTGATILLASHNMLEVERLCDGVLMMRQGRIVDRGAPSALLARYGRQTLEEVFLDIARASDGATLLAGEAADAAE comes from the coding sequence ATGACCGAGCGAACCATTCCACAGCATCCGCCCGCGATCCGGGTGGTTGGGTTGACCAAGCGCTTCCCCACGCCCGGCGGCGGGGAGGTGACGGCGGTCGACGCCATCGACTTCACCGTACCGCGCGGCAGCGTGACCGGCCTTCTGGGCGGCAACGGCGCGGGCAAGACGACGACCATCTCGATGCTGCTGGGGCTGCTGCTGCCGACGGCCGGGACGGTGGAGATCCTGGGCGTCGACATGGCGCGCCATCGGCATGCCGTGCTTCCGCGCATGAACTTCTCCTCCCCTTACGTCGAGCTGCCCCATCGGCTGACGGTGCGGGAGAACCTTACCGTCTATGCCCACCTCTACGGTTTGACATGCGTCAAAAAGCGCGTCCGGGAATTGTCCGAGCATCTTGACCTGACGCGTTTTCTCGATCGCCCCTCCGGCGGGCTGTCGGCGGGGCAGAAAACCCGCGTGGCGCTGGCCAAGGCGCTGCTGAACGATCCGGAGCTTCTGCTGCTGGACGAGCCGACCGCATCGCTCGACCCCGACACCGCCGACTGGATCCGCACATATCTGGAGCGCTACCGCGCCCGCACCGGCGCCACCATCCTGCTCGCCTCCCACAACATGCTGGAGGTGGAGCGGCTGTGCGACGGCGTGCTGATGATGCGGCAGGGGCGGATCGTCGACCGCGGCGCCCCGTCCGCCCTGCTCGCCCGCTATGGCCGCCAGACGCTGGAGGAGGTGTTCCTGGACATCGCCCGCGCGTCCGACGGCGCAACGCTCCTGGCCGGGGAGGCCGCCGATGCCGCCGAATGA
- a CDS encoding ActS/PrrB/RegB family redox-sensitive histidine kinase: MVTLASVFPVPVPAAAPAQWAQPDGRITLRTLILIRWVAVIGQLAAVGFVSLGLGFPLPLGPVLAAISASALLNVVAMAQQGGRLRLADRDAALYLSYDMLQLTLLLYLTGGLSNPFAILLLAPMTVGAAILSRYSTVLLTGLNLICLTALALWHFPLPWEEPVRSMAPLYAFGVWLSLSVSSVFIAGYVFRVAAEARRFADALAASQVALAREQRLGALGALAAAAAHELGSPLGTIAVVAKELARDLPPDSPYGEDVELLQSQVMRCREILADLARKPEADGGDPFERLPLTTLIEAAAAPHRLGHIDFVVEPHPVGDAEEPFLRRSPEIIHGIGNFIQNAHQFARHKVTVAAAWDGRGITITVMDDGPGFPSHLLGRIGEPYLSVRGERSGHKGQTGGGHMGLGIFIAQTLLEKTGATVRYTNNPPAGTPPADQAARGHSTLGGTGARISVRWKTINAKK; the protein is encoded by the coding sequence ATGGTGACGCTCGCCAGCGTATTTCCCGTCCCGGTTCCGGCCGCCGCACCGGCGCAATGGGCGCAGCCCGACGGCCGCATCACGCTGCGCACGCTGATCCTGATCCGCTGGGTCGCGGTGATCGGGCAGCTGGCGGCGGTCGGATTCGTCAGCCTGGGGCTGGGCTTCCCGCTGCCGCTGGGGCCGGTCCTGGCCGCCATCAGCGCGTCGGCCCTGCTGAATGTGGTGGCGATGGCGCAGCAGGGCGGCCGGCTGCGGCTGGCCGACCGCGACGCCGCGCTGTATCTCAGCTACGACATGCTGCAGCTGACGCTGCTGCTCTATCTGACCGGCGGCCTGAGCAACCCCTTCGCCATCCTGCTGCTGGCGCCGATGACGGTGGGTGCCGCCATCCTGTCGCGCTACAGCACGGTGCTGCTGACCGGGCTGAATCTGATCTGCCTGACCGCGCTCGCCCTCTGGCACTTCCCGCTGCCGTGGGAGGAGCCGGTGCGCTCCATGGCGCCGCTCTATGCCTTCGGCGTTTGGCTGTCGCTGTCGGTGTCGTCGGTCTTCATCGCCGGCTATGTCTTCCGCGTTGCCGCCGAGGCGCGGCGCTTCGCCGACGCGCTTGCCGCCTCGCAGGTGGCGCTTGCCCGCGAACAGCGTCTCGGTGCCCTGGGTGCGCTCGCCGCCGCTGCCGCGCATGAGCTGGGCTCGCCGCTGGGAACCATTGCCGTGGTGGCGAAGGAGCTGGCGCGCGACCTGCCGCCCGACAGCCCCTATGGCGAGGATGTCGAGCTTCTGCAGAGTCAGGTGATGCGCTGCCGCGAAATCCTCGCCGATCTGGCGCGCAAGCCCGAGGCCGACGGCGGCGATCCGTTCGAACGGCTGCCGCTGACCACGCTGATCGAGGCCGCTGCGGCGCCGCACCGGCTGGGCCACATCGACTTCGTCGTGGAGCCGCATCCGGTCGGCGACGCGGAGGAGCCCTTCCTGCGCCGCAGCCCGGAGATCATCCATGGCATCGGCAACTTCATCCAGAACGCCCACCAGTTCGCCCGCCACAAGGTGACGGTCGCCGCCGCCTGGGACGGCCGCGGCATCACCATCACCGTGATGGACGACGGTCCGGGCTTTCCGTCCCACCTGCTGGGCCGCATCGGCGAACCGTACCTGTCGGTGCGGGGCGAACGCTCCGGCCACAAGGGGCAGACGGGCGGCGGGCATATGGGCCTGGGCATCTTCATCGCGCAGACGCTGCTGGAAAAGACCGGCGCGACGGTGCGCTACACCAACAACCCGCCGGCCGGCACCCCGCCCGCTGACCAGGCCGCCCGCGGGCATTCCACTCTGGGCGGAACGGGTGCGCGGATTTCCGTGCGCTGGAAGACCATCAACGCCAAGAAATGA
- a CDS encoding ActR/PrrA/RegA family redox response regulator transcription factor, which produces MLSGDAVKLTFTGDVTRSLLIVDDDAPFRTRLARAMEKRGFNVVAVDCVQLGIEVAQESAPAFAVVDLRLADGNGLDVVSALRDARPDARVVMLTGYGNIATAVAAVKAGAVDYLPKPADADAVESALLADGRPLPQPPENPMSADRVRWEHIQRVFEQCDRNVSETARRLKMHRRTLQRILNKHAPRA; this is translated from the coding sequence ATGCTGTCGGGCGATGCCGTCAAACTGACATTCACTGGCGATGTCACCCGCAGCCTCTTGATCGTCGACGACGACGCCCCCTTCCGCACACGGCTGGCCCGTGCCATGGAGAAGCGCGGCTTCAACGTCGTCGCGGTCGATTGCGTGCAGCTCGGCATCGAGGTGGCGCAGGAATCCGCACCAGCCTTCGCGGTGGTCGACCTGCGGCTGGCCGACGGCAACGGGCTGGACGTGGTGTCCGCCCTGCGCGACGCCCGCCCCGACGCCCGCGTCGTCATGCTGACCGGCTATGGCAACATCGCCACCGCCGTCGCGGCGGTGAAGGCCGGCGCGGTCGATTACCTGCCCAAGCCCGCCGACGCCGACGCCGTCGAGTCGGCCCTGCTGGCCGACGGCCGTCCGCTGCCCCAGCCGCCGGAGAACCCGATGTCGGCCGACCGCGTGCGGTGGGAGCATATCCAGCGCGTCTTCGAACAGTGCGACCGCAACGTCTCGGAGACCGCGCGCCGCCTGAAGATGCATCGCCGCACCCTGCAGCGCATCCTGAACAAGCACGCCCCGCGCGCCTGA
- a CDS encoding YgaP family membrane protein yields MGPVDRALRAIVGLILISLTVVGPQTLWGLVGLVPLLTAVVGFCPAYTLLGIKTCRTEDRTA; encoded by the coding sequence ATGGGCCCGGTTGATCGCGCGCTGCGCGCCATCGTCGGGCTGATCCTGATCTCGCTGACCGTCGTCGGGCCTCAGACCCTGTGGGGACTGGTCGGGCTGGTGCCGCTGCTGACGGCGGTCGTCGGCTTCTGCCCGGCCTACACGCTGCTGGGCATCAAGACCTGCCGCACGGAGGACCGCACCGCCTGA
- a CDS encoding Crp/Fnr family transcriptional regulator, translating to MTNERAGERAGWAALIPTLFPRLAGLEPDQAAFLGNAGRRVNVPRGTVLFRAGDRCHTFMMVLDGTVRVQMASETGREIVLYRVSRGETCIVTTACLLTDNPYSAEAVAETDIDAVAVAAGPFHDLVARSAAFRDFVFASFGNRLTGMMMLIEEVAFGRVDLRLARFLADRRDGAGGLDITHQTLAVELGTVREVVSRQLKEFERRGFVALSRGRIQVLDAAALLDLSRSTNYDL from the coding sequence ATGACGAACGAACGGGCGGGCGAACGGGCAGGCTGGGCCGCGCTGATCCCCACGCTCTTCCCCAGGCTGGCAGGGCTCGAACCGGACCAGGCCGCCTTTCTTGGCAACGCCGGCCGGCGGGTGAACGTTCCGCGCGGAACCGTGCTGTTCCGTGCCGGCGACCGGTGTCACACCTTCATGATGGTGCTGGATGGCACCGTCCGGGTGCAGATGGCGTCGGAAACCGGGCGGGAGATCGTTCTGTACCGCGTCTCCCGCGGCGAGACCTGCATCGTCACCACCGCTTGCCTGCTGACCGACAATCCCTACAGCGCCGAGGCGGTTGCCGAAACCGACATCGACGCGGTGGCGGTGGCGGCCGGCCCATTTCACGATCTGGTGGCCCGCTCCGCCGCCTTCCGCGACTTCGTCTTCGCCTCCTTCGGCAACCGGCTGACTGGCATGATGATGCTGATCGAGGAGGTCGCCTTCGGACGCGTCGATCTGCGCCTCGCCCGCTTCCTGGCGGACCGCCGCGATGGTGCCGGCGGGCTGGACATCACGCATCAGACGCTGGCGGTGGAACTGGGAACCGTGCGCGAAGTGGTGAGCCGCCAGTTGAAGGAGTTCGAGCGCCGCGGTTTCGTGGCGCTGTCGCGGGGCCGCATCCAGGTGCTCGATGCGGCGGCCCTGCTGGATTTGAGTCGATCGACAAACTATGACTTATGA